In a single window of the Cervus elaphus chromosome 1, mCerEla1.1, whole genome shotgun sequence genome:
- the LOC122693997 gene encoding olfactory receptor 10A5-like: MAEGNWTRVSEFILLSFSSLPTEIQSVLFLTFLVIYLVTLLGNSLIILVTLADPMLHSPMYFFLRNLSFLEIGFNLVIVPKMLGTLVAQDTTISFLGCATQMYFFFFFGVSECFLLATMAYDCYVAICSPLHYPVIMNPRTRAKLAAVSWFPGIPMATVQTTWLFSFPFCGINKVNHFFCDSPPVLRLVCADTALFEVYAIIGTILVVMIPCLLILCSYTRIAAAILKIPSAKGKRKAFSTCSSHLLVVSLFYVSSSLTYFRPKSNSSPESKKVLSLSYTIVTPMLNPIIYSLRNNEVKNALGRTFHKALGVRNFFL, translated from the coding sequence ATGGCTGAAGGAAACTGGACAAGAGTGAGTGAGTTTATCCTCCTGAGTTTCTCTTCCTTACCTACTGAAATACAGTCAGTACTCTTCCTGACATTTCTGGTCATCTACCTGGTCACTCTGCTGGGAAACAGCCTCATCATTCTGGTTACCTTGGCTGACCCCATGCTGCACagccccatgtacttcttccttagGAACTTGTCCTTTTTAGAGATTGGCTTCAACCTGGTCATTGTGCCCAAGATGCTGGGGACCCTGGTTGCCCAGGACACAACCATCTCCTTTCTTGGCTGTGCCACTCAgatgtatttcttcttcttctttggggTTTCTGAATGCTTCCTCCTGGCCACCATGGCCTATGACTGCTATGTAGCCATCTGCAGTCCCTTGCACTACCCAGTCATCATGAATCCAAGGACACGTGCCAAACTGGCAGCTGTCTCCTGGTTTCCAGGCATTCCCATGGCTACTGTGCAGACCACGTGGCTCTTCAGCTTTCCATTCTGTGGCATCAACAAGGTgaaccacttcttctgtgacagcCCGCCTGTGCTGAGGCTGGTCTGTGCAGACACAGCACTGTTTGAGGTCTATGCCATCATTGGAACCATTCTGGTTGTCATGATACCCTGTTTGCTGATCCTATGTTCCTACACTCGCATTGCTGCTGCCATCCTGAAGATTCCATCGGCAAAGGGGAAGCGTAAAGCCTTCTCTACCTGCTCATCCCACCTCCTTGTTGTCTCCCTCTTCTATGTATCTTCAAGTCTCACCTACTTCCGTCCAAAGTCCAATAGTTCTCCTGAGAGCAAAAAAGTGCTATCACTGTCCTATACTATTGTAACTCCCATGTTGAACCCTATCATCTACAGCTTGAGAAATAATGAGGTGAAGAATGCCCTTGGTCGGACCTTCCACAAGGCTTTAGGTGTCAGAAACTTCTTTCTGTAG